The genomic interval GCCATATACTTTGGTGAGGAGTAAACTTCTTCCTTTCTGTTTATTGATGCTCTCTTTCTTCTCTAAAGTTATACTTGTTTTGCTATATTGGTGTTTATCAACCATTGCTCTTTGTTCTGCTATAAAATTGTTGCTAGATTTTCTTATGTTATATCTTCATGATTTAACTTGTAATAAACCTTGAGTTTAACTTTTGAAACTTTAAGATGTTTTATAAAGTCAGCAAAATAAGTGCCTTGTCATGAGGTATGACAGATTGAAACGTGTTCTATTTGTGCTCTTGTGGCTTCTAGAGCGACACATACTCTTATCATGAGATAAGGGGATACCattttttgttctttgatgCAACAGTTTCTTAAATTGTATCCATTCattatctaatattttatttggtgTACATATGATTTTTGCGGAACATGTGGCTCTTGTATTTATGCAGATAAAAACTTGgttgtaaaatattttcatctttgCTTTATCTCATCTTTTCTGGAATTGTGATCAAGAATATCAATAAACATATTCAGTTAGTTTTCATGACTGTAATGCAGAATTGGTATACAACAGGTAAGGAGATTTGCCTGGATGAGCATTAGTTGAGATTCTTGAGAATTGGCCAAGATTAAAGCTGGTTATTATTAAGAGAGAAATCAAGCAAATAGGGTGAGTATTTGGATTGCCAGTTCTTCTCCGGATGATACATAAATTTCCTTCAATTCAATGCTAAATTATCTCCTCAAACTTGTCATTTTGCTAATATGTTTCCGAAATAGAATTCATATCTAATGTTGTTTTATGAGTATGATTTTACTTTTCACattgcacattttttttttcttaattatgcAATTTTGGCTACTGAATTGCTTTAtaaagttttgttttcataCTCTTTATCATTTGAGACAAACTTGTCAGTATcttacaaaattttttcatcttttctttgatttgagCCCATACAAAACTGTTTATTTGTACAAGATATTCCTGGGCATTATTTACCAAGACTTTGAACATTAGCTCCCTTGTTGTACATTCTTGTGATGCATTTTGTTCTGTTTCTTATGATTTGATGTactttttccctttttgatCTAACTTAGGGAGTCTTTCTCATTATTGGCCAAACCAATTATTCGTCATTGGTGACTGATAGAAACATAAAATGATCTTACTGAATATCTGCTCATCTGGACATTAGATCATTGCAGTATATGCTTGTTGGATTTTTATGTTGTTCCGTATGAATTGACACTAATTCTCATTGTTGctgtttattgtttctttgatatcattttggcaTTCTTACCTCTCATCATTCAGCAAAACAAGCTTTTGTGATTAGTGACAATATGAAGAACAGTTGGTATTTCTTTGACCTCTCTACTGCAAGCAATTCAGAAGAAATTCACAAAGTGAGACTTCTTCTAATACAAACTTTATTGTCTCTTGTATATCCTTTTTCATCATAACTATCTGCTAAATAACAATGAGACTCCTTTTTCTCTGTTTCCTTATTATTTTGTAGATCAAGACAGAAAAGAAGGCTGTAATGGATGGATGGAGATTCATCGGAATAGTAAGCGACAATCAAATAATGCAATCCATGTGCATATATATGTTCAGCAAAACAGTCATGCGTGATTAGTGATGATATAAAGAATCAAACAGTTGGTATTTCTCTGATCTCTACTTCAAGTCATTAAGTAGAAATTCtaatacaacaagaaaaagaactagTATTTCTGTTGTTTTCTACCATTCATATATACacattgttgttttgttattattttgtagattttgaaaagaaaagaaaagaaaaaaagaaagaaggatcTAATGGATGGATGGAGACACAACGGAGAGCTCATTAAAATAGTGAAGTAACAATCAAATAATGCAATGCATATGGGTATAAGTTGAACTAAAAAGTGGTCCCCTGTTTCTGCATTTGCTTCTACAAATTGCTCCAGTGCACTGAGCTGTTACAGAGAGAAGCATAAGGTGTGTATGAAATATGAATTTCGTCCTGGATTTCGCTACTCACTGCAGCCGAAATGATCCTTAGTGCACTGCAGTCATGTATTTATCATGCCAAGTCAGGCACCCACACAACAGTGCTACTAGTGAGTGCTTGTGGCCATCCATCCAAGGACACATTTGCATATATCATCATTGATTCTGAGTGACCACTAAGTCTTCAATGAAGATGGAGGTGAGGATGAAAACAAGTCTAGCACAGAGAGAAAAAAGAGTTGAAAGGTGatgagcagcagcagcagcagcagcagcagcattacttttctttttcttgaggcTCCTGATTACCATCTCTCTTCTGGTCAAAGTACCATAAAAGCAAATTTAGATATGATCAGCATGTTCACCACTCATTgctcataagaaaaaaaaaaaggaattagtTTTTGGAGGATCCCACACTCTCTCTAAAAGATCATGAGACTtggcttcaaggtggaatgctTTTGCTGTGGTTTTCTGACAAACAGACAATTGAATGCGTCCATTCTCTCTTTAAACACCCCAAATGATCCAGACTCTCCCCCTTCCTTGTGGGCCTGCCAGAAATGACCACTCTGATCAATCTGATGTGATGTGATGTTATGGACCCTGGCCAATGTGTATCCTTTGTGATGTTGGACAAATCAAGTTTACAACACTCTACACtttatatttcatatcattcCATGAAGCTGCTggtaagtaaaaaataaaaacactctACACTTTATATGTGCTGTTCATTGTGCATTTTTGTTTTAGAATACAAAACCCATCAGGTCTCTCTATGCACATGATCTTTGCCTCTTATGTCTGGCACTTGCTTTTCTTCTGCTTTGCTATTGTTTTGCAGAATTGtgagaagaaaacaaagcaaagcaaaACTATGGTGTTGTTGCTGCAAGACAAAATTTTATGGCAACACGTGTATTTAGTAGTAGCCTTTTGTTCATGGAGTTGTAGGCCTACCTTGTTCATTggtgttttattttggtttgagaattaaaatagtaataatagtaaTCAGAAAAGAGTGCCCAGAAGTATGCTAGGAAACAAAAGAAGATGTTCAAACTTGTGCAATTGTCATTGCTTTCCAAAGTGGAAGAAAGATGAGACTTTTCATGTCCCTGCAGCTATAGTAATTCTTGTGCtagaatttttttgttgttgttgttgttgttgttgttgttgttgttgtgtttttaCTTGGAAAATGAAAATGTTTTACATTTTATGCAACAGAGTTCTCCCATCTTTGTTTcagaaaagaatgaaaatttttttataaaagagaaCCTGAAGGAATTCTTTATGATAACTCTGACAAGTGACAAGCTATTGCTTTTTGAGCATTTTCAAACTAAATTGGTTCTGAATTGAGTTTGGAGATCATTTGTCCTCactaaactttttattttttatttttaatgtattatattattattattattattctgttAATATTTACTATACTCTTGGAGGAAGAAAGTACAGGACTTCTACATTGAGCAGAGATAAGATCACAGTGTGGGGTCTGTTGGTTGGTGAATGTAGCTGAAGATAAATCTGATGGTTTTTTCACTGAATTGGTTCCTGAACTAtttgataaaaacaaataaaagttaAGATACTATTtggataataaatataaattttgaagaatATGATGATGAATGCTCAAAGTATTTAAACCATTTTCTTTATAGATAGATAAAAGAAACCATACTGTTAGAAACAAACTttgctaattatatatatatatatatatattgaaaaaagagGATAAAGTGataattgatataaatataattgatataaatacaaaaaaagtgAAGTTAGAGGATAGGGATATTAGAgttgtatatataaaagaaaggaaTAAGGGGAAAAAGATACAACAGATGAGGCACACTAGATTGTTGATCTATTGGTGTTCTATCAGTTAGTGAGGTATCAtcagaaatatttaaatgtttttttttttttaattatggagGCTAACTTCATTTGATGGTAGTTATAGAGTCACCCAACTTCAACCACTTTACACCCTTGGGAATAGATGACTAAACAAAAAAAGGTATGGCCAATTTTGATGAGAATTAAGTTGAGTGGTGGGAGACATGGTTTGAATTTctaatatacataaaaattattatttttaatttctaatacCTCATCCACAAGTTTCACAAAcgttttaaacaaattttttttttttgaaaaaatagataaaccatgtTAATTAAATAGAAAGGAAAAAACTACAACAAACTCCCACAACACAGCTGTgagaaaacacaaaacacaaacaacaatAGCAAACCACAAGAAGTAGTAGTACAGGggacacaaacaaaacaaaacaaagagacaacaagaaacaacaaagaaGTAACAGCACCTAGAAGCCGTCACCACACTCAAAAACCTCTCTGCTACTCTCCTGTGTGCTGGACTTGGGTCCCCTCAGAAGGCAAATCACCCCTGTCTCCTCCACCCTCGGATCTAAAAAATCCAGAATCCGGCGGATGGTAGTGATGGAATCCTCCAACTTGACTCTGGAGCCCTCCCCAGTTGAAGATAACCAAGTCAAAAGCATATGAGCAATTTTAATGATGAGAGCATGCGCAGATATgctattagcattaaaaatgcaatcatttctagccaaccaaatattccacaTAATGACTTTCACCACAAAGTCCCCATAAACCTACAAACAGGTCGCACTAATGATCTCTAAGTACCCCAAGCCGAGGTAATGATCAAATGAGGATACAGAAGCTGAAGCAGAAGTACAAAGTAGCTCCAAACCTGCCTAGCAAGAGAACACTGAAAGAACAGAACACATGTGGCAATAAGTAACCGTTACAACTTCTTTTTGCTAAATTCTCGAgaggattttatttttccttgcaACCCAATTGAAGATATTGACTTTTTTAGGGCACAGTTTACGTCAGAAGAACCCTGCCACTGGACAACTTTTTGTCTTTAGTGCCAATATTGTTATacgtaaaaaaaatatataaaaaaaatggtggtTTAAATGCTCATATTTTTAGTTTGTGACGagatcttaatcttaattgatttaatatacggtgattaattaatattcttaataaaaaaaatacaaaatataaaaagatttactaacaaatgaagaaaatcattttaaaagataaactcaaaagtaAATCCTGAGTTCAAatcagaaatatatatttatatatatatatatatataatgcattagATATAGGTTAGATATTTTCCGATATTTCAGTTGAGAcagtaaaaaggaaaaatacatCAAGGTTAAAACTTATGCTATTCGGAGAGATTTGTCAACTGTAGGgtcttcaataaataaataaataaataaataaataaataaaaaatgcataCGAGGAAAGACAAGGGAGCTCTGTCGTATATATAAAGACTCTTGATTGGTGTTGAGTAGTGTGAGCTCTCCTTTTCTTTACCTGTCTTTCTCTatcactctctttctctctttctctctttctctataaACTTATAGCCTTTAGAAAAATGGATCTCCATCATGGTTTGACAGAGAAGGTCTTCATCAGAGAATTCAATGAAGATAGAGACTTAAAGATGGTTGAGAAGCTTGAAATGAGCTGTGAGATTGGTTCTAGAAGAGGTTTCTCTATCCTTACCAACATGATGGGAGATCCTCTTTGCAGGATTAGGCTTTATCCTCTTCATGTtatgttggtatatatatagtctccaaatatcattcattcaactttgaatatatatttttttatatatatacacacctgCAAAAAGTATGAATATATACAGTGtgtagatatatatttatatagagcTAGAAAGAGAGTTTTTTATGCTAATTTGAGTAAGGTTTTTAGGTTGCAGAGTTGGCCGGAAATGGTGAAGTTGTTGGTGTAGTGAGGGGCTGCATGAAGTTTGTGGGGACTGGCCTAGGAACTAACAATGTGAGGATGGGGTGCATTCTTGGCCTAAGGGTCTCTCCTAAGCATAGGTTTGGGCTCATTCTCACTACCTTTTCAATAGATTTctaatgcatgtatatataaatatatatatatgcatgaaaaagTACATGCATTGCATGGCATGCAAGCTTGCACCTCTTCATATATAAACTGTTTTTGTTTCTGAATCTATATATCCTTGTGAAATAGAATGAGCTATTCTCATGGTTTTGATCTTTATTTGGTAGTGTGTGTATTAATATTAGAACTTAATAATAATCATCTTTGTTATTTGATGTTCATAAGATAAGAAAGTAGCATTAAACTTTAGTTTGATCTTATATATTGTTAAACAGAATGCTTGACTCAGATTAGTATCATTCtttttcacttttgtttttctgaaatCAAAGTATCATTTCATGCTCCTTGTTGTGGTTGATCATTTTAGGCGAATGGGGATAGCAACGAAGCTCGTCAAGTTTATCGAAAATTGGGCAATTAGAAATGGAGCAGAATACATGTCCTTAGCCATTGAAGAGAACAACATTGCATCCATTAATCTCTTTGTTCTTAAATTTGATTACATGAGGTTGAACTCCTTATGGATACTGATTCAACCTCTAGAACCTCATGCAAAGAAGATCAAACAACCATCACACAATGTGAAGATAGAAAAACTAAGTGTGGAACAAGCAATATCTTTGTATAAAAACAAGATTGGAGGAGGAAAACTATTTCCCGGTGACATCGATGCCATACTCGAAGAGAAACTAAGCCTTGGTACATGGGTATCTTACtatgaagatgaacaatggagTGGCTTGCATTGCAATAAGATcaaggaagatgatgatgatgatgatcatgaatTTATTCACAAGACTCCAAACTCTTGGGCCATTCTTAGCATTTGGAAAACATATGAATCCTATGAACTTCAAATAAGAGGAGCACCTATTGTAAGGTTCTTTCACTCCACTCTAAGCCACATAACATCAAAAGTTTTACCTTGCCTAAGGGTATACCCTTCAAGTGAACTCCTTTCAAAGCCTTTTGGATTTCTCCTCCTTTATGGACTCCATGGAGAAGGAGAAAGGGTTGGGGAGCTCATCAAATCCTTGTGGTTTTTCGCGCAAAGTTTAGCGAAAAATACTAAGGATTGCAAAGTGGTTGTCACTGAACTTGGAGCTTGTGATCCTCTAagagagcatgtgccattgagTTCTTTCACTTCTCGCATCGATGATCTTTGGTTTATAAAGAGAGTAGGAGGTGATGCTATCAATGGCGATATCGATATAGCTCATGATGCTCAAGCAATTTCAAGCATTTTCATCGATCCACGGgatttttagaaacaaaattcTGGTGTTCTTGAATCTTCATGCATATGATCATATTTACTTAAATTTCATGTGCTGAATCTATGGAAGTAACTATATCCCTTTTTCTAAATAGTGTTTGGATATCATCTTTTTGTAATCTTTAATAAACATGCAAAAGACTCTTTTGGCAAAAGATTTTGGGTGGTCCTTTTGGGAATATGGTTTGGCAAAGTATAACATGCATGTTCCTTAATTTAGAGACAAAAAGGTGTGCTCTAATTGTTGCAGAGAGATGCAGAATTTGAATGTTTGGTTTGATGAATCTGACAACAAAAAACTTTCTGTTATGAAAAAATGAGggttcattttgtttttatggagTCATGTTTATTGctagttttctttttgttgttttcaggTAACAGTGATGAAACAGTGATGAAATGATGTGCCACTGTTACCTTAAAATCAAGATTTCTGTAATACATAGAGAGTTATAATATtacagttttaaaaaatttaaccaaGATTTTGTGATGTCAAATGAAATATACTGTAGTTTTAGTTTGATTATAAACCTTCAAATAAGATTAAATGTTTGATTTGTATAATGAATGAGAGGCCAGAAAAGCTAACAATAAACACATAGAACTTAATATCATCAGTGAATAAAGAAGCACCTGCCACTTGATCACCAGTTCACATTACATTGGAAGACAATAAGCAATTGTTCTtcattaataactaaaaaagaaTGATACAAAACCAAAACTTCAAAGCAATTCTCTTCATAATTGAGCTGTAGGTAGTATTACCATTTGGAgccaaaaaaatagataaaaatacaGGCTATTCAATCAAACAGAAATTTTTAAACGACACCTTGCTTTCGAAGCTCAGTTCAACACCATCATCCTTGATTCACTGATGGAGCAAAGGCTCTATTTTGCCGGCAGCCATTTAAGTCTTCTGGAGCAGATATTCATAAGCTCCAGAATCAAGACAGTCAAGTTTCTTCAAACACTTGTAGACAGCCTGCGCGCTGTCCACATCCTTAGTTTCTTTGAAATGTTTCAAAAATGCAGTCACTGTCTCTTGCTTTGGTTTCCACTCGAACTATTTCAAAAATGCAGTTAAGTTTCTTCAAGCACTTGTAGACAGCCTGCGCGCTGTCCACATCCTTAGTTTCCTcgatatatttcaaaaatgcAGTCACTGTCTCTTGCTTTGGTTTCCACTCGTCATGTTTCACCAGATCGGTTGCAGTCTCCAAACACTTCAGAGCTGAACTGATGTCATGTTTCAAATAGTAATCTATGAAGTGATTAAATGTTCGGAAGTCAGAACCAGCACCCTTCTGTTTAGCTTGCTCCCACAGGAACTCGGCTTCTTTAATCATACCCTTTACCAGGTAAGTTCCAATAACAACATTTACAATCCGTATGTCATAGCTCAGACGAGCAGATTCCCACTCTTGAAAGCATTGATTAAGGGCATCAACATCATCTAGTTTACTAAGAGCCTGGAACATTACAAGATAGCTCATGTTAGTGGTCTTCTCAAAGCTACTCTTTAGTAACTTCCAAACCCTATTGACCTCTGCTAGATTGCCAATGCTAGCATACAAACTAATAAGATGATGGTATGGCATCCGATCCCGTTTGTTCCTAATTTCCTCCAATTTCTTGAGAGCTAATTCAGTTTTATCAGGAAAACCGGCTGACAAATACAATGAAGCCAGATTGCTAAAAATAGTCCAGTCTAAGACATCCTTATGTCCCTCTTCCAATTCATGCATAAGCTTCTCAACTGTATTCAGGTCATTCAGTGAAGCATAGTTGTTTATCAATATGGAATATGTATAATTATCAGGAGATAAATTCATACTCTTCATCTCTTGAAATAGGCTAATGACCTTCTCCGGCTGCCCTAACTTTGAGTAGAGGGCCAATAGGTTGTTATGGACCAGAGTCTTCGAAGTTAAATTCAGTTCCTTCATTTTCTCATAAATGGACATGGCCTTGTCTTCCATTTTCACCTGGCAATAGATGCTCAGAAGAGCACCATATGTAAGTTGGCTCTGGACTACCTCCGGGAGACTATTGAAGTAACTCTCTGCAGCATCTACCCCCTTGACTTTGGATATAAGATCTATTCTTATCGCATGGGTCCCTTCGTTGAACATCATACTCCTCTTCTCCATCCAATCCATCAGCTGCAAAAAACGGCAAATGTGATTACAGAATGGAAACACAACATACACAGCCATGCCTTCCACTCAATAAACTTCAGATACATTAAATGATActatatatggaaaaaaaaagacagcAGAATGAAAATCAGAAGGTGGTCATCAAccgaaaaaaaatacaaaaatggtTCAAGGCTGAAGAAACATACAAAGCTACCTCTTTGCTCAATAAACTTGGGATAAATTGGATGAAATTATATAGCGTTATTCATTGAGACAAATCTGATAACAATGTTGTCGATCCTTTAGCTAAGTTGAACATCATACACAACACCTTTGTTTGATGGTTCAGATGAATCATGGTAAAAATTAATCAGAGATCAACATAACTTCCAAATGTAACATTATAAACTACAGCTACTACAAGTACTaacaatggatatatatatatatatatatatacatgatctACAAATATAAAGGAAATATAAATATTGGATTaatgttgagaaaaaaaatccaaattgagAAAACCAATTCAGATGATCATCAAATGCTCTGCCTTTTGGAAactaaacaagaagaaatttcaCATAAATGAagatagtttaaaaaataaaataaaattcaggAAGAAATAGAATAATATTTATGATTCTAATGAAAGATTAAAAAACCTAGTTTTTCAATAGCAGGATCGAATTGCAGCAAATAGAAAGACCTCAAGGGCGTGATCGAAGCGCTTGTAGCGGCGAAGCTCACGCACGTCCTTCATTAGCTCGTTGAAGGTGATGGCCTGGCCTTCACGAAGCCACCCGTTCAAAGTCTCCACCACGCTCCCCTTCGGCGCCTTCCCTAGCGCCGACAGCCTTCGGTACAGTGGCTTCCATTCCTTCGTCTCCACCTCCTCCGCCGCCGTTTCCACCGTCGTGCAGAGCCTTCTCTCCACGCCGGCGAGCATCCACGGCAGCACCCGGCTCACTCTCTtcgccatcatcatcatctctctctctctctctctctctctctctgggtTGAGTTTTTGAGAAGGATTTTGAGCTGGTACTAGATTAAATCCTGACCGTCAGTTTGATTGGCTTCCTTATAACcccttctaattttttttttcatttcaccCCT from Dioscorea cayenensis subsp. rotundata cultivar TDr96_F1 chromosome 7, TDr96_F1_v2_PseudoChromosome.rev07_lg8_w22 25.fasta, whole genome shotgun sequence carries:
- the LOC120264679 gene encoding probable N-acetyltransferase HLS1-like, coding for MDLHHGLTEKVFIREFNEDRDLKMVEKLEMSCEIGSRRGFSILTNMMGDPLCRIRLYPLHVMLVAELAGNGEVVGVVRGCMKFVGTGLGTNNVRMGCILGLRVSPKHRRMGIATKLVKFIENWAIRNGAEYMSLAIEENNIASINLFVLKFDYMRLNSLWILIQPLEPHAKKIKQPSHNVKIEKLSVEQAISLYKNKIGGGKLFPGDIDAILEEKLSLGTWVSYYEDEQWSGLHCNKIKEDDDDDDHEFIHKTPNSWAILSIWKTYESYELQIRGAPIVRFFHSTLSHITSKVLPCLRVYPSSELLSKPFGFLLLYGLHGEGERVGELIKSLWFFAQSLAKNTKDCKVVVTELGACDPLREHVPLSSFTSRIDDLWFIKRVGGDAINGDIDIAHDAQAISSIFIDPRDF
- the LOC120265981 gene encoding pentatricopeptide repeat-containing protein At4g01990, mitochondrial-like isoform X1 produces the protein MMMMAKRVSRVLPWMLAGVERRLCTTVETAAEEVETKEWKPLYRRLSALGKAPKGSVVETLNGWLREGQAITFNELMKDVRELRRYKRFDHALELMDWMEKRSMMFNEGTHAIRIDLISKVKGVDAAESYFNSLPEVVQSQLTYGALLSIYCQVKMEDKAMSIYEKMKELNLTSKTLVHNNLLALYSKLGQPEKVISLFQEMKSMNLSPDNYTYSILINNYASLNDLNTVEKLMHELEEGHKDVLDWTIFSNLASLYLSAGFPDKTELALKKLEEIRNKRDRMPYHHLISLYASIGNLAEVNRVWKLLKSSFEKTTNMSYLVMFQALSKLDDVDALNQCFQEWESARLSYDIRIVNVVIGTYLVKGMIKEAEFLWEQAKQKGAGSDFRTFNHFIDYYLKHDISSALKCLETATDLVKHDEWKPKQETVTAFLKYIEETKDVDSAQAVYKCLKKLNCIFEIVRVETKARDSDCIFETFQRN
- the LOC120265981 gene encoding pentatricopeptide repeat-containing protein At4g01990, mitochondrial-like isoform X2, with protein sequence MMMMAKRVSRVLPWMLAGVERRLCTTVETAAEEVETKEWKPLYRRLSALGKAPKGSVVETLNGWLREGQAITFNELMKDLMDWMEKRSMMFNEGTHAIRIDLISKVKGVDAAESYFNSLPEVVQSQLTYGALLSIYCQVKMEDKAMSIYEKMKELNLTSKTLVHNNLLALYSKLGQPEKVISLFQEMKSMNLSPDNYTYSILINNYASLNDLNTVEKLMHELEEGHKDVLDWTIFSNLASLYLSAGFPDKTELALKKLEEIRNKRDRMPYHHLISLYASIGNLAEVNRVWKLLKSSFEKTTNMSYLVMFQALSKLDDVDALNQCFQEWESARLSYDIRIVNVVIGTYLVKGMIKEAEFLWEQAKQKGAGSDFRTFNHFIDYYLKHDISSALKCLETATDLVKHDEWKPKQETVTAFLKYIEETKDVDSAQAVYKCLKKLNCIFEIVRVETKARDSDCIFETFQRN